In a single window of the Photobacterium profundum SS9 genome:
- a CDS encoding putative bifunctional diguanylate cyclase/phosphodiesterase codes for MKKRKQKLSSSRLIIIAAVLLAAYLVLILAVTNLGQTRLKESQHRELNLKVQSYTSMLEYFFYVTNDEIKNLASDKEMQTFFANLASGMSMKYGLGASLINLDRDLIALKQSTTINQKPVYRRLMLVGYDGTIISNTTPHQDISFDITQYKNMKSPDMMIRTVKKSGDISIQLIKPVKYGGKQVAFLVADINKQVIIDQLTVQEYAESRSRMDLVADSGNIFIWNSLTASQEAEGISTLVNNLYFEMQIKNTPFKLRSWFEPVNEKDIFTSGWFIAGLSFLAFPVIFGLLYIFKINSANIILRTKFEESNKQHRALSEKNVRLTEEIDKRKISEEKLAYQASHDALTGLPNRKYGNERLEQELFRAKRNNTNVLVMYIDLDNFKQINDTLGHLAGDQFLKLSTSRLLGSVRHSDTLARLGGDEFLLVIPDLKDLKSAKLLATTIVSLFNKPFFWQKQEFFVSTSIGLSVFPQDGDNAQQLLASADTAMYRVKQDGRNAFSFYNTDMNRDVQRTLELDGRLRQAITNDSLELYYQPIIELESNRIVGAEALMRWNDAKFGFVSPEEFIPLAEKNGLIHQLGELAINKACMQAAEWQKISPLQISINFSSVQFRYCDKLFKQICHGLTQSGLPADKLDIEVTESLLIDHSDEVVTLLNKLQSMGAQLTIDDFGTGYSSLSYLHKFPFNKLKIDRAFLRNMHANDADRELVNAIIAMAKALNLKVVAEGIEEQWSADYLRFINCKYGQGYLYSKPVPAKEFELLLSHKLKPILCGQ; via the coding sequence ATGAAAAAACGGAAGCAGAAACTATCAAGTAGTCGTTTAATCATTATTGCAGCGGTATTGCTTGCTGCATACTTGGTGTTGATTTTGGCTGTCACTAATCTTGGTCAGACACGGCTAAAAGAGTCTCAGCACCGAGAGCTTAATCTCAAGGTACAAAGCTACACCAGCATGCTGGAGTATTTCTTCTATGTCACTAATGATGAGATAAAAAACCTCGCCAGTGATAAAGAAATGCAGACATTTTTCGCTAATTTGGCATCGGGTATGTCAATGAAATACGGTCTCGGTGCGAGCTTGATCAATCTTGATAGAGATCTTATAGCGCTAAAACAGTCGACTACAATAAATCAAAAACCGGTTTATCGACGTTTGATGCTTGTAGGTTATGATGGAACAATCATTTCAAATACTACGCCACATCAAGATATTTCTTTTGATATAACTCAATACAAAAATATGAAAAGTCCAGACATGATGATCCGTACGGTTAAAAAGTCTGGTGATATCAGTATTCAATTGATCAAGCCCGTTAAATATGGGGGCAAGCAGGTTGCTTTTTTGGTTGCTGATATTAATAAGCAAGTTATCATCGACCAGCTTACCGTGCAGGAGTATGCCGAAAGTCGAAGCAGGATGGATTTAGTCGCGGATAGTGGGAATATTTTTATTTGGAATTCGTTAACAGCGAGCCAAGAAGCAGAAGGGATAAGCACGTTAGTCAATAACCTTTATTTTGAAATGCAGATTAAAAATACACCGTTTAAGTTAAGGAGTTGGTTTGAGCCGGTAAATGAAAAAGATATTTTCACTTCAGGGTGGTTTATCGCAGGTCTTTCATTTCTTGCATTTCCTGTTATTTTTGGACTGTTATATATCTTTAAAATTAATAGTGCTAATATTATTTTGAGGACTAAATTTGAAGAAAGTAATAAACAACATAGGGCTTTATCAGAGAAAAATGTACGTTTAACGGAAGAGATTGATAAAAGGAAAATATCTGAAGAAAAATTGGCTTACCAAGCATCGCATGATGCATTAACAGGTTTACCTAATCGAAAGTATGGTAATGAGCGATTAGAACAAGAGTTATTCAGAGCGAAACGAAATAATACTAATGTATTAGTCATGTATATTGATCTTGATAATTTCAAACAAATTAATGACACCTTGGGGCATTTAGCGGGCGATCAATTCTTGAAATTAAGCACTTCAAGGTTGCTAGGCTCTGTGCGTCACTCTGATACTCTGGCGCGCTTAGGTGGCGATGAGTTCTTATTAGTTATTCCTGATCTGAAAGATTTGAAGTCAGCCAAACTATTAGCGACAACGATTGTATCGTTATTTAATAAACCGTTTTTTTGGCAAAAACAGGAGTTTTTTGTATCGACCAGTATTGGCTTATCGGTATTTCCGCAAGATGGCGATAATGCTCAGCAGTTACTCGCGAGTGCCGATACTGCGATGTATCGAGTAAAGCAAGATGGCCGAAATGCATTTAGCTTCTATAACACAGACATGAATAGGGATGTGCAACGTACATTAGAATTAGATGGACGATTGCGACAGGCGATTACGAATGACAGTCTGGAACTCTACTATCAGCCTATTATTGAATTAGAATCCAACCGGATTGTTGGGGCTGAGGCACTTATGCGTTGGAATGACGCAAAGTTTGGTTTTGTTTCGCCTGAAGAGTTTATTCCTCTTGCCGAGAAAAATGGATTAATACACCAGCTTGGTGAATTAGCCATTAATAAAGCCTGCATGCAGGCCGCAGAATGGCAAAAAATCTCACCACTACAAATATCAATTAACTTTTCGAGCGTTCAGTTTAGGTACTGCGATAAGCTCTTTAAGCAAATATGTCATGGATTAACCCAGTCAGGTTTACCTGCTGATAAATTAGATATTGAAGTAACAGAAAGTTTGTTGATTGATCACAGTGACGAGGTCGTCACATTACTTAATAAACTGCAATCCATGGGGGCACAACTCACCATTGATGATTTCGGTACAGGCTATTCATCGCTGAGCTACCTACATAAATTCCCGTTTAATAAACTGAAAATAGATCGAGCGTTTTTGCGAAACATGCATGCTAATGATGCTGACCGTGAGCTTGTCAATGCGATTATTGCGATGGCGAAAGCACTCAATTTAAAAGTGGTGGCAGAAGGAATTGAAGAACAATGGAGTGCGGATTATTTGAGATTCATTAACTGCAAATATGGGCAAGGTTATCTATATAGCAAACCTGTACCCGCGAAAGAGTTTGAACTTTTACTGTCGCATAAATTGAAACCGATACTGTGTGGACAATAG
- a CDS encoding DUF6444 domain-containing protein: MKKKLSFKEEPPTVNSLNEAQALIQELWEKLRHYEDKLSTSSKNSSKSPSSDGPKERAERKKLKALVAAIRLELNKVTRANGEN, translated from the coding sequence ATGAAAAAGAAATTATCATTTAAAGAAGAACCACCGACGGTAAATAGCCTCAATGAAGCTCAAGCTCTTATCCAGGAGCTATGGGAGAAATTGCGGCACTACGAAGACAAGCTCTCGACGAGTTCTAAAAACTCATCAAAGTCGCCATCATCTGATGGCCCAAAAGAGAGGGCTGAGCGAAAAAAGCTGAAAGCCCTCGTAGCGGCAATAAGATTGGAGCTCAACAAGGTCACGAGGGCAAACGGCGAAAACTGA
- the tnpC gene encoding IS66 family transposase → MSKLKKTDTVVPCVPSSLCPCCGDSHIAINQKPSYRHQVHEIPEPIVNITEYQVFHGRCQNCQTSVKGKRPQDTPQGIMGPNLMSYIALLAGQFHLSVRKIQELLKLQLGTSFSTGAISEAQGKVSSMLTPLHQAVRDAIQKAPMVHIDETSHIRNGESSLRWCWLMSSDDWVYERVLFSRSTHSAKVMLNEKFAGVVISDQCASYNWLNPEKHQFCLGHLKRNLQQMADYSGGGLTAFIGKRLTLLINMIFRTQHCYEEENISAEIYFRRMKRLRKSLTRWLHKGADVTTSRYSGRCKFILKHEVSLWVFLTAPLTIPLTNNEAERRLRGSVIMRKISFGTSSDRGDKFRGRIHTLVETCKKRSMSPFIALQQIVNAVVKKQPYPDIFNLCSG, encoded by the coding sequence CTGAGCAAACTCAAAAAGACAGATACTGTTGTACCCTGTGTGCCCAGTTCACTGTGCCCTTGTTGTGGCGATAGTCATATCGCGATTAATCAAAAACCATCCTATCGGCATCAAGTGCATGAAATCCCTGAGCCAATTGTAAATATTACTGAATATCAAGTCTTTCATGGCCGGTGTCAAAATTGCCAGACTTCCGTTAAGGGGAAGCGGCCTCAAGATACCCCACAGGGAATAATGGGCCCTAACCTCATGAGCTACATTGCCCTGCTGGCTGGACAGTTTCATCTCAGCGTTCGTAAAATACAAGAATTACTCAAGCTGCAGTTAGGCACCTCCTTTTCCACGGGCGCTATCTCCGAGGCTCAAGGAAAAGTATCATCGATGCTTACGCCTTTACATCAAGCCGTTCGAGACGCCATTCAAAAAGCGCCAATGGTTCATATTGATGAGACTTCTCACATCAGAAATGGTGAAAGCAGCCTACGCTGGTGTTGGCTGATGTCGAGTGATGATTGGGTCTATGAACGTGTTTTGTTTTCACGCTCAACCCACTCGGCAAAAGTGATGCTGAATGAAAAATTTGCTGGGGTTGTTATCTCCGATCAATGTGCCAGCTATAATTGGCTCAATCCTGAAAAACATCAATTTTGCTTAGGCCACCTAAAGCGAAATCTCCAACAAATGGCCGATTACAGTGGGGGTGGGTTAACCGCTTTTATTGGCAAACGACTGACTCTGCTTATCAATATGATTTTTCGCACTCAACATTGTTATGAAGAAGAAAACATTTCAGCGGAGATATACTTTCGGAGAATGAAGCGATTGAGAAAGAGCTTAACGCGCTGGTTACACAAAGGCGCGGATGTCACAACATCTAGATATAGCGGTCGATGTAAATTCATTCTTAAGCACGAAGTCAGTTTGTGGGTATTTCTGACGGCTCCCTTAACAATCCCATTAACCAACAATGAAGCCGAGCGCCGGTTACGTGGAAGCGTGATCATGCGAAAAATCAGTTTTGGTACAAGCTCCGATCGCGGTGATAAGTTTCGAGGCCGAATACACACTCTTGTTGAAACCTGCAAGAAACGAAGTATGTCACCATTTATCGCTCTTCAACAGATTGTCAATGCTGTCGTGAAAAAACAGCCATATCCTGACATCTTCAATCTTTGTTCAGGGTAG
- a CDS encoding GntR family transcriptional regulator produces the protein MKKQDAMLEAVDTISVLSTDTQLTSITAECEAGVKELTKSENLTEQLIEFIVSGEYQAGSKISEPELARSFGVSRGPLREAIMRVEALGLVERVPHVGARVVELSQEKLIEIYAVREALEGMAARLACINITDKEIDALQELLEQHQRYIEQVDGASYFHQQGDFDFHYRIIKASRNTKLISLLCDELYHLLRMYRFQSPRKHSRPTTALSEHIQILAAIRERDGELAELLMRRHIMRSRLLIENQLTEDINK, from the coding sequence ATGAAAAAGCAAGATGCAATGCTAGAAGCTGTCGACACTATCTCGGTGCTTTCAACAGATACACAGCTAACGTCTATCACGGCAGAGTGTGAAGCTGGCGTAAAAGAGCTGACTAAATCTGAAAATCTGACCGAGCAATTGATTGAGTTCATCGTTAGCGGTGAATACCAAGCTGGTAGCAAAATTTCTGAGCCAGAATTAGCCCGCAGTTTCGGTGTCAGTCGCGGACCACTACGTGAAGCTATTATGCGGGTCGAGGCCTTGGGTTTAGTTGAGCGCGTACCGCATGTTGGTGCACGGGTTGTTGAATTAAGCCAAGAAAAACTCATCGAAATTTATGCGGTACGTGAAGCATTAGAAGGCATGGCAGCACGGCTTGCCTGTATTAATATTACCGATAAAGAAATTGATGCCCTGCAAGAGCTATTAGAACAACACCAACGCTATATTGAACAGGTTGATGGGGCCTCTTATTTTCATCAGCAAGGGGACTTTGACTTTCATTACCGAATCATAAAAGCCAGCCGAAACACGAAGCTAATCAGTTTGTTGTGTGACGAGCTTTATCATCTGTTACGCATGTACCGTTTTCAATCGCCACGTAAGCATTCGAGGCCCACCACCGCATTGAGTGAGCATATTCAAATTCTGGCTGCCATAAGAGAGCGAGACGGTGAGCTCGCAGAACTGTTAATGCGCCGCCATATTATGCGCAGCCGCCTACTTATTGAAAATCAGCTTACAGAAGATATAAACAAGTGA
- the prpB gene encoding methylisocitrate lyase, whose product MSPGKRFRQAVAQNNPLQIVGTINPYCAMMAEQVGHQAIYLSGGGIANASYGLPDLGITTLNDVLEDVRRITAATQLPLLVDIDTGFGGAFNIARTVKEMERAGAAAIHMEDQVAQKRCGHRPNKAIVSQSEMVDRIKAAADARVDSDFVIMARTDALAVEGMDSAIARAIACVEAGADMIFPEAINSLEQYQQFSDAVNVPILANITEFGQTPLFSVEELAECGVDMVLYPLSAFRAMNQAALNVYQHLKSDGHQRNVVDQMQTREQLYHYLGYHDYEQKLDHLFKKE is encoded by the coding sequence ATGAGCCCAGGAAAACGCTTCCGCCAAGCGGTGGCCCAAAATAACCCATTGCAAATTGTTGGTACCATTAACCCTTATTGCGCAATGATGGCTGAACAAGTCGGACATCAAGCCATTTATTTGTCGGGCGGGGGGATTGCCAATGCATCGTATGGCTTACCTGATTTAGGTATCACAACGTTAAATGATGTACTGGAAGATGTTCGTCGAATAACGGCTGCCACTCAATTACCCTTACTGGTCGATATTGATACCGGTTTTGGGGGCGCATTCAATATTGCGCGCACAGTGAAAGAGATGGAGCGCGCAGGTGCTGCAGCTATTCACATGGAAGATCAAGTGGCACAAAAGCGCTGCGGGCATCGTCCCAATAAAGCGATTGTTAGTCAAAGCGAAATGGTTGATCGGATTAAAGCTGCTGCCGATGCGCGGGTAGACAGTGATTTCGTTATCATGGCGAGAACAGACGCATTAGCTGTCGAAGGGATGGATTCAGCCATTGCACGCGCTATTGCCTGTGTCGAAGCTGGGGCTGATATGATTTTCCCTGAAGCTATTAATTCCCTCGAGCAATACCAGCAATTTTCAGATGCTGTGAATGTCCCGATTTTAGCCAATATTACAGAATTCGGACAAACGCCCTTATTTTCAGTCGAAGAATTAGCGGAATGCGGTGTCGATATGGTGCTTTATCCACTGTCTGCTTTTCGTGCCATGAACCAAGCGGCTTTGAATGTCTATCAGCATCTTAAGTCAGATGGCCATCAACGCAATGTGGTTGATCAAATGCAAACGCGTGAACAGCTTTACCATTATTTGGGATATCACGATTACGAGCAAAAATTAGATCACCTGTTTAAAAAAGAATAA
- the prpC gene encoding 2-methylcitrate synthase — MSAIAVTDSQKDKKALNGAGLRGQSAGTTSLCTVGQSGTGLTYRGYDITDLAHHAEFEEVAYLLLKGQLPTQRELDNYKQALQTARGLPSALCLVLEAIPASAHPMDVMRTGCSMLGNLDQEYDFSEQGDKTDTLLALLPAIICYWYRYSHHGVRINTANSTQDSIGGYFLEMLTDEAPSELYKKVMHCSLVLYAEHEFNASTFTARVCASTLSDLHSCITAAIGSLRGPLHGGANEAAMAMIEQWQSAEQAEAGTLEMLANKDKIMGFGHAIYRESDPRNALIKEWSRKLSQDVNDTHLFEVSEKVEQIMKREKGLFPNADFFHASAYHFMGIPTKLFTPIFVMSRVTGWAAHVFEQRENNRIIRPSADYQGPEHQDWLPIEQRL, encoded by the coding sequence ATGTCTGCAATAGCCGTAACTGATAGTCAAAAGGATAAGAAAGCCCTGAACGGTGCTGGGTTACGTGGTCAGAGTGCAGGTACAACCTCGTTGTGTACTGTCGGTCAATCGGGCACAGGTTTAACCTATCGAGGTTATGACATCACCGATCTTGCTCATCATGCTGAATTTGAAGAAGTCGCTTACCTGTTGTTAAAAGGTCAGTTACCCACACAAAGAGAACTGGATAATTATAAACAAGCATTACAAACCGCTCGCGGTTTACCCTCTGCATTATGCCTCGTATTAGAAGCGATTCCTGCCAGTGCGCACCCAATGGATGTGATGCGAACAGGCTGTTCAATGCTCGGTAATCTTGATCAAGAATACGACTTTTCAGAGCAAGGCGATAAAACGGACACCTTATTAGCATTATTGCCCGCCATTATTTGTTATTGGTATCGCTACAGTCACCATGGTGTACGAATTAATACCGCAAATAGCACGCAAGACAGCATTGGCGGCTACTTCTTAGAAATGCTGACAGATGAAGCGCCATCGGAATTATATAAAAAGGTGATGCATTGTTCGTTGGTTTTATACGCCGAGCACGAATTCAATGCATCGACATTTACAGCGCGTGTGTGTGCGTCCACCTTGTCGGATTTACATTCTTGTATTACGGCGGCAATCGGTAGTTTACGCGGCCCATTGCATGGCGGAGCTAACGAAGCGGCGATGGCAATGATTGAACAATGGCAAAGCGCAGAACAAGCGGAAGCCGGCACACTGGAAATGCTCGCTAATAAAGACAAAATCATGGGATTTGGCCATGCTATTTATCGTGAATCTGACCCCCGTAATGCGCTCATTAAAGAGTGGTCGCGCAAGTTATCTCAAGACGTTAATGATACCCACTTATTTGAGGTGTCTGAAAAGGTCGAGCAGATCATGAAGCGTGAAAAAGGGCTATTCCCTAACGCTGATTTCTTCCATGCGTCTGCTTATCACTTCATGGGTATTCCTACCAAACTGTTTACGCCGATTTTTGTGATGAGCCGTGTAACAGGATGGGCGGCACATGTTTTTGAGCAACGTGAAAATAACCGGATCATTCGCCCAAGTGCCGATTATCAAGGCCCTGAACATCAAGATTGGTTACCGATAGAACAACGTCTTTAG
- a CDS encoding bifunctional 2-methylcitrate dehydratase/aconitate hydratase yields MSTNVELNERPAPDELLVQIADYVDNTPIDSAEAYNTARNCLIDTLGCGLLALRFPECTKHLGPIVPGTTVQHGARVPGTSHELDPVMAAFNIGCIIRWLDFNDTWLAAEWGHPSDNLGGILATADYLSRVAVSQGKPALTMRDVLTAMIKAHEIQGVLALENSYNRVGLDHVLLVRVASTAVVTKMLGGNRDQIIDAVSQAWVDGCSLRTYRHAPNAGSRKSWAAGDATSRAVRLAMITMKGEMGLPSVLTAPQWGYYDVLFNGEQFKVNQPFDSYVMENVLFKISFPAEFHAQTAVECAVTLHDQVKDRIDDIERIVVTTHESAIRIISKSGNLANPADRDHCLQYMIAVPLLHGDLIAEHYEDDFHKGDARIDVLRDKMVIKEDPRYSAEYLEADKRSIANAIQVYFSDGSSTDNIVVEYPIGHRRRREEGIPVLENKFLRNLQTRFPVGTSQKIFDLCSDQNKLESTPVNEFMELFVIN; encoded by the coding sequence ATGAGCACCAACGTAGAATTGAATGAACGCCCAGCCCCTGACGAGCTATTGGTACAGATTGCTGATTATGTTGACAATACACCGATTGACTCTGCAGAAGCCTATAACACTGCCCGTAACTGCTTAATCGATACCTTAGGTTGTGGCCTATTAGCGTTGCGCTTTCCAGAGTGTACTAAGCATCTTGGTCCTATTGTGCCGGGTACAACCGTACAACATGGTGCGCGTGTTCCGGGCACTTCACATGAGTTAGATCCGGTTATGGCCGCTTTTAATATTGGCTGTATTATTCGTTGGCTTGATTTTAATGATACCTGGCTAGCGGCAGAGTGGGGGCACCCTTCCGATAACCTTGGCGGTATTTTGGCAACAGCTGATTACTTAAGCCGTGTTGCAGTATCTCAAGGTAAGCCAGCACTCACCATGCGTGATGTGTTAACGGCAATGATCAAAGCACACGAGATCCAAGGAGTGTTAGCGCTTGAAAATAGTTATAACCGCGTTGGGCTCGATCATGTGTTATTGGTACGGGTCGCATCGACGGCTGTTGTCACTAAAATGCTGGGTGGTAATCGCGATCAAATCATTGATGCGGTATCGCAAGCGTGGGTAGACGGTTGTTCATTACGTACCTATCGCCATGCACCTAATGCGGGATCACGTAAATCATGGGCTGCGGGCGATGCAACATCACGTGCTGTGCGCTTAGCGATGATCACAATGAAAGGTGAAATGGGTCTGCCATCGGTTCTGACTGCACCGCAGTGGGGGTATTACGATGTACTATTTAATGGGGAGCAATTTAAAGTCAATCAGCCGTTTGATAGCTATGTAATGGAAAACGTATTGTTTAAAATCTCTTTTCCTGCTGAATTTCATGCGCAAACTGCCGTTGAATGTGCAGTAACGCTGCATGATCAGGTGAAAGATCGTATTGATGACATTGAACGCATTGTTGTTACTACGCATGAATCTGCTATTCGTATTATTTCAAAGTCGGGCAATCTTGCTAACCCTGCCGATCGTGATCATTGCTTACAATATATGATTGCCGTGCCGCTTTTACATGGTGATTTAATTGCAGAGCATTATGAAGATGATTTCCATAAAGGCGATGCACGTATTGATGTATTACGCGACAAAATGGTGATCAAAGAAGATCCTCGATACAGCGCCGAATACTTAGAAGCTGACAAGCGTTCTATTGCCAATGCGATTCAAGTGTACTTTAGTGATGGATCGTCAACTGACAATATTGTTGTGGAATACCCAATCGGCCATCGTCGTCGCCGTGAAGAAGGGATTCCCGTATTAGAAAATAAATTTCTGCGTAATCTACAAACCCGTTTCCCTGTTGGTACCAGCCAGAAAATATTTGATCTGTGTAGTGACCAAAATAAGTTGGAATCAACGCCAGTTAATGAATTCATGGAATTGTTTGTGATTAATTAA
- a CDS encoding propionyl-CoA synthetase: MNRRKETTMSAYQDAFDFAANEPELFWKQQAQSISWFRFPETILSNDENGIERWFADGELNTAYLALDYHVDNGRGDQTALIYDSPVTGKKARYSYRVLRDQVAKTAGMLASLGVEKGDRVVIYMPMIPEAAMAMLACARLGAIHSVVFGGFAPSELAVRIEDAEPKVVLTASCGVEVSKVIPYKPLVDQAVMDSRWKPDSVVVFQRKECLADLNQARDIDWVTLFNRSAPHDCVPVKATDPLYILYTSGTTGKPKGVVRDNGGHAVAMKYSMESIYNVKPGEVYWAASDIGWVVGHSYIVYAPLIHGCTTIMYEGKPVKTPDPAAFWRVCEEYGVSILFSAPTAFRAIKKEDPTGALLAAFPMKKLRTIFMAGERLDPPTLEWVETKTQRPVVDHWWQTETGWAIAGNPLGLEKFDLKPGSATKAIPGYQVEVLNELGEQQAMNEQGYIAIKRPLPPSCLPTVWRNHDRFESGYLSQFPGYYVSGDGGYIDEDGYLFVMGRIDDVINVAGHRLSTGEMEEVVGAHEAVAECAVIGIHDDLKGQLPLGLVVLKDGYVSENGAIEAELLQQVRAKIGAVACFKRALIVDRLPKTRSGKILRRVIRQIADGEQYVVPSTIDDPSSLNEIEKALY, encoded by the coding sequence TTGAATAGGCGAAAGGAGACCACTATGTCAGCCTATCAGGATGCATTTGATTTTGCCGCCAACGAGCCAGAACTCTTTTGGAAACAACAAGCACAGTCTATTTCTTGGTTTCGATTTCCCGAAACAATATTAAGCAATGATGAGAACGGTATAGAGCGCTGGTTTGCCGACGGTGAGCTCAATACTGCGTACTTAGCATTAGATTATCATGTCGATAATGGCCGAGGTGATCAAACTGCCCTTATTTATGACTCCCCCGTTACGGGAAAAAAGGCGCGCTATAGTTACCGTGTATTACGGGATCAAGTCGCGAAAACGGCTGGTATGCTGGCAAGCTTAGGGGTCGAAAAAGGTGATCGAGTTGTAATCTATATGCCGATGATCCCTGAAGCGGCCATGGCAATGTTAGCGTGTGCCCGATTAGGGGCGATTCACTCCGTGGTATTTGGCGGGTTTGCACCCAGTGAGCTTGCCGTTCGTATAGAAGATGCTGAACCGAAAGTCGTATTAACAGCATCATGCGGTGTTGAAGTCAGTAAAGTTATTCCTTATAAACCGCTGGTGGATCAAGCGGTAATGGATAGTCGCTGGAAACCCGATAGTGTCGTGGTATTCCAACGAAAAGAATGCCTTGCAGATTTAAATCAAGCCCGAGATATCGATTGGGTAACGTTATTCAACCGTTCTGCACCTCATGATTGTGTGCCAGTAAAAGCGACAGATCCTCTGTACATTTTATATACATCAGGCACAACCGGAAAACCCAAAGGTGTGGTGCGTGATAACGGCGGACATGCTGTTGCAATGAAATACAGCATGGAATCAATTTACAATGTAAAACCGGGTGAAGTGTATTGGGCGGCATCTGATATAGGGTGGGTTGTTGGACACTCTTACATTGTTTATGCGCCGCTTATTCATGGTTGTACCACGATCATGTATGAAGGGAAGCCAGTAAAAACACCGGATCCTGCTGCATTTTGGCGTGTGTGCGAAGAGTATGGTGTGAGTATTTTATTTTCTGCCCCAACGGCATTTCGTGCGATTAAGAAAGAAGATCCAACCGGTGCATTGCTAGCTGCATTCCCGATGAAAAAACTGCGCACTATTTTTATGGCTGGCGAGCGGTTAGATCCGCCAACCCTTGAATGGGTAGAAACCAAAACCCAACGCCCTGTTGTCGATCATTGGTGGCAAACTGAAACGGGGTGGGCAATTGCTGGCAATCCTTTGGGTCTAGAAAAATTCGACTTAAAACCGGGCTCAGCGACCAAAGCGATACCGGGTTATCAAGTTGAAGTGCTCAATGAGTTGGGTGAACAGCAAGCCATGAATGAACAAGGCTATATCGCGATAAAACGCCCCCTACCGCCAAGTTGTTTACCGACCGTATGGCGTAACCATGATCGCTTTGAATCAGGGTATTTAAGCCAGTTTCCGGGTTATTATGTATCGGGTGATGGTGGTTATATTGATGAAGATGGCTATCTGTTTGTGATGGGGCGTATTGATGATGTGATTAATGTGGCTGGGCACCGCTTATCGACTGGAGAAATGGAAGAAGTAGTAGGTGCCCATGAAGCTGTTGCCGAGTGTGCTGTTATTGGTATACACGATGATCTAAAAGGGCAGCTACCATTAGGCTTGGTGGTATTAAAAGACGGTTATGTCTCTGAAAATGGCGCTATTGAGGCAGAATTATTGCAGCAAGTTCGCGCAAAAATAGGCGCGGTGGCGTGCTTTAAACGTGCGTTAATTGTCGATCGTTTACCGAAAACCCGTTCGGGTAAAATACTGCGTCGTGTTATTCGCCAAATCGCAGATGGAGAACAATATGTCGTACCATCGACTATCGATGATCCATCAAGCTTGAATGAAATAGAAAAGGCACTTTATTAA